One part of the Bradyrhizobium sp. CB1650 genome encodes these proteins:
- a CDS encoding response regulator transcription factor has product MRLLIVEDNVELSRLVASGLAAAGYESDIVSCAAEAREAVHNISYAAMILDLGLPDGDGLSVLRELRGQMDPLPVLVLTARGGLQDRVNGLRSGADDYLAKPFAMEELVARLEAILRRPGQLLGRSLRLANLVYDTESRQIFVDDQPRIISARETSVLEILLRRQGRVVPKKNVEDHIFGLDGEVASNAVEVYVSRLRKQLAEHGAKVVIHTIRGVGYLMAEEK; this is encoded by the coding sequence ATGCGCCTTCTGATCGTCGAGGACAACGTCGAACTGTCGCGGCTCGTCGCCAGCGGCCTGGCGGCGGCGGGCTATGAGAGCGATATCGTGAGCTGTGCGGCCGAGGCGCGCGAGGCGGTGCACAACATCAGCTATGCCGCGATGATCCTCGACCTCGGCTTGCCTGACGGCGACGGCCTCTCGGTGCTGCGCGAGCTGCGCGGGCAGATGGATCCGTTGCCCGTCCTGGTGCTGACCGCGCGCGGCGGGCTGCAGGACCGCGTCAACGGCCTGCGCAGCGGCGCCGATGACTATCTCGCCAAGCCGTTCGCCATGGAGGAGCTGGTGGCGCGACTGGAGGCGATCCTGCGCCGGCCTGGCCAGTTGCTCGGCCGCTCGCTACGTCTGGCCAACCTCGTCTATGACACCGAAAGCCGCCAGATCTTCGTCGACGACCAGCCGCGGATCATTTCCGCGCGCGAGACCTCGGTGCTGGAGATCCTCCTGCGCCGGCAGGGGCGGGTGGTGCCGAAGAAGAACGTCGAGGACCACATCTTCGGCCTCGACGGCGAAGTCGCCTCCAACGCGGTCGAGGTCTATGTCTCGCGGCTGCGCAAGCAGCTCGCCGAGCACGGTGCGAAGGTCGTGATCCATACCATCCGCGGCGTCGGCTATCTCATGGCCGAGGAGAAGTAG
- a CDS encoding TRAP transporter substrate-binding protein — protein sequence MKRRDFIKVAGLGAAGAATVAAPAIAQSMPEIKWRMPTSWPKSLDTLYGGAEMMAKMVAEATDNKFQIQTFAGGEIVPGLQVLDAVQNGTCEIGHTASYYYFGKDPTFTFGSSVPFGPNMRINQAWYMLGGGKEILNEFYKKYNVTSLLAGNTGCQMGGWFRKEVKTPQDFSGLKFRIGGFAGRVLQKLGAVPQQIAGGDIYPALEKGTIDAAEWVGPYDDEKLGFVKVAPHYYFPGWWEGGPMLLAFVNLDKWNALPKHYQNILEQAGHYANNWMMAKYDQSNPQALRRLIGAGAKLHPFSPEIMQACLKAAKELHKEVSDGNADFKKVYESLTAFSNNGYAWFQVAEVGYDNFMARASQS from the coding sequence ATGAAGAGAAGAGACTTCATCAAGGTCGCTGGACTTGGTGCGGCGGGAGCCGCGACAGTCGCAGCTCCGGCAATCGCGCAGTCGATGCCGGAGATCAAATGGCGCATGCCGACGAGCTGGCCGAAATCGCTCGATACGCTCTACGGCGGGGCCGAGATGATGGCCAAGATGGTGGCCGAAGCCACCGACAACAAATTCCAGATCCAGACATTTGCTGGCGGCGAAATCGTGCCAGGCCTTCAGGTGCTGGATGCCGTGCAGAACGGTACCTGCGAGATCGGCCACACCGCCTCGTATTATTACTTCGGCAAGGACCCGACCTTCACGTTCGGCTCGTCGGTGCCGTTCGGTCCGAACATGCGCATCAACCAAGCCTGGTACATGCTGGGTGGCGGCAAGGAAATCCTCAACGAATTCTACAAGAAGTACAATGTCACCTCGCTGCTTGCAGGCAACACCGGCTGCCAGATGGGCGGATGGTTCCGCAAGGAGGTCAAGACTCCGCAGGATTTCAGCGGACTGAAATTCCGCATCGGCGGCTTCGCGGGCCGCGTGCTCCAGAAGCTGGGCGCGGTGCCGCAGCAGATCGCCGGCGGCGACATCTATCCGGCGCTGGAGAAGGGCACGATCGACGCCGCCGAGTGGGTCGGACCGTATGATGACGAGAAGCTCGGCTTCGTCAAAGTCGCGCCGCACTACTATTTCCCGGGCTGGTGGGAAGGTGGGCCGATGCTGCTTGCCTTCGTCAATCTCGACAAATGGAACGCGCTGCCGAAGCACTATCAAAATATTCTCGAGCAGGCAGGCCACTACGCCAACAACTGGATGATGGCGAAGTACGATCAGTCCAATCCGCAAGCGCTGCGGCGCCTGATTGGCGCCGGCGCCAAGCTGCATCCGTTCTCGCCCGAGATCATGCAGGCCTGCCTCAAGGCGGCGAAGGAGCTGCACAAGGAGGTGTCGGACGGCAATGCCGACTTCAAGAAGGTCTATGAGTCGCTGACGGCCTTCTCCAACAACGGCTATGCCTGGTTCCAGGTCGCCGAAGTCGGCTACGACAACTTCATGGCGCGCGCCTCGCAAAGCTGA
- a CDS encoding Mrp/NBP35 family ATP-binding protein — translation MSVTQQQVLDSLARIKSPRGVALTNANVLSAISATDGKVFFSINVDAAEARAWEPVRAEAEAAVRAIPGATTVMVALTAERKPGSVPPAPPSRGAPGVQPVHAHKPPQGGTSPMSRQSEIPGIAAVIAVASGKGGVGKSTTALNLALGLRDLGLKVGLLDADIYGPSMPRLTGLRDKPELNSERKMIPLRRFGLAIMSIGFLVEEETAMIWRGPMVMSAVTQMLRDVEWGALDVLVVDMPPGTGDAQLTLAQNVPLKGAVIISTPQDLSLIDARRGLAMFRKVNVPVLGIVENMSYFQCPHCGTKSDIFGHGGARHEAEKLGVPFLGEVPLHMAIRATSDAGSPVVDSEPDGPHAAIYRAVAEKVRDQLRGVIAAA, via the coding sequence TTGAGCGTGACGCAGCAACAGGTTCTCGACAGCCTCGCCAGAATCAAATCGCCGCGCGGGGTCGCGCTCACCAACGCCAATGTGCTCAGCGCGATCAGCGCAACCGACGGCAAGGTATTCTTCTCGATCAATGTCGATGCCGCCGAGGCGCGGGCCTGGGAGCCGGTCCGCGCCGAGGCCGAAGCCGCCGTGCGCGCCATTCCCGGCGCCACCACGGTGATGGTGGCGCTCACCGCCGAGCGCAAGCCAGGCAGCGTACCGCCAGCGCCGCCGAGCCGCGGCGCGCCGGGGGTGCAGCCGGTCCATGCCCACAAGCCGCCGCAGGGCGGCACCTCGCCGATGTCGCGGCAATCCGAGATCCCGGGCATCGCCGCCGTGATCGCGGTGGCCTCCGGCAAGGGCGGCGTCGGCAAGTCGACCACCGCGCTCAATTTGGCACTGGGCCTGCGCGATCTCGGGCTGAAGGTCGGGCTCCTCGATGCCGACATCTACGGCCCCTCGATGCCGCGGCTGACGGGCCTGCGCGACAAGCCGGAGCTCAACAGCGAGCGCAAGATGATTCCGCTCAGGCGTTTCGGGCTCGCGATCATGTCGATCGGCTTCCTGGTGGAGGAAGAGACTGCGATGATCTGGCGCGGCCCGATGGTGATGTCGGCGGTGACGCAGATGCTGCGCGACGTCGAATGGGGCGCGCTCGACGTACTGGTGGTCGACATGCCGCCGGGCACGGGCGATGCCCAACTCACGCTGGCGCAGAACGTGCCGCTGAAGGGCGCCGTCATCATCTCGACCCCGCAGGACCTGTCGTTGATCGATGCACGGCGGGGGCTTGCGATGTTCAGGAAAGTGAACGTGCCCGTGCTCGGCATCGTCGAGAACATGAGCTATTTCCAATGTCCGCATTGCGGGACGAAGTCGGACATCTTTGGCCACGGTGGGGCGCGGCACGAGGCCGAGAAGCTCGGAGTACCGTTCCTGGGCGAAGTTCCCCTGCACATGGCGATTCGCGCCACATCGGATGCCGGCAGCCCGGTGGTCGACAGCGAGCCCGACGGGCCCCATGCGGCGATCTACCGCGCCGTTGCGGAGAAGGTCCGGGACCAGCTCAGGGGCGTCATTGCAGCGGCCTGA
- a CDS encoding VOC family protein, with amino-acid sequence MGVSVGVLDHFNIRTRKLAETVRFYEDVLGLENGARPNFAFPGAWMYSEGRPVVHLVDISPTAEPQKPDSGVVHDVAFVSRGFDGMKQRLTAKGMKFESRQVPGGDLWQIFVHDPNGVMIELNYEAAKEQGTAAPAEMADDIGRQ; translated from the coding sequence ATGGGCGTAAGTGTTGGCGTCCTCGATCATTTCAACATCCGGACCCGGAAGCTGGCGGAGACGGTCCGCTTCTATGAAGACGTGCTGGGCCTGGAGAACGGCGCCCGGCCCAATTTCGCCTTCCCCGGTGCCTGGATGTACAGCGAGGGCAGGCCGGTGGTGCATCTCGTCGATATTTCTCCGACCGCGGAGCCACAAAAGCCGGATTCCGGCGTTGTCCACGATGTCGCCTTCGTCAGCCGCGGGTTCGACGGCATGAAGCAGCGGCTGACGGCCAAGGGTATGAAGTTCGAGTCCCGCCAGGTGCCGGGCGGCGATCTCTGGCAGATCTTCGTCCACGATCCGAACGGAGTGATGATCGAGCTCAATTACGAGGCGGCCAAGGAACAGGGCACGGCGGCGCCCGCCGAGATGGCTGACGATATCGGCAGGCAGTAG
- the nhaD gene encoding sodium:proton antiporter NhaD, with product MLSVIAAVFIVAYAAIALEHPLGINKSASALLGAGLLWTIYALSVGDASLINHQLDESVSSTAQIVFFLIGAMTIVEVIDAHNGFEVITSVIRTTKQTTLMWILGFVTFFLSAILDNLTTTIVMISLLQKLIGNRQDRLWFASIIVIAANAGGAWTVIGDVTTTMLWIGGQISPLSIMSAVFLPSLLNLLIPLLIIGSFVKGREIVPPLQQETQSLKIELFERNLMFYLGLGTLIAVPVFKAVTHLAPFMGILFGLGILWLVGEIVHRHKDEEARRPLTLVHALTRIDMSSIVFFVGILLAVACLEHARVLELLAKWLDATVGRLDIIVILLGLLSAVIDNVPLVAATMGMYNLVHYPPDSFIWEFIAYCAGTGGSILIIGSAAGVAAMGLEKIEFLWYARRIGGPALAGYLAGALAYIAQHAALH from the coding sequence TTGCTGAGTGTGATAGCCGCCGTTTTCATCGTGGCATATGCCGCCATCGCGCTCGAGCACCCGCTAGGTATCAACAAGAGCGCTTCCGCTCTGTTGGGAGCCGGCCTGCTCTGGACCATCTACGCGCTGTCCGTCGGCGACGCCTCCCTCATCAATCACCAGCTCGACGAGTCCGTCTCATCGACCGCGCAGATCGTCTTCTTCCTGATCGGCGCCATGACCATCGTCGAGGTGATCGACGCCCATAACGGCTTCGAAGTCATCACCTCGGTCATCCGCACCACGAAGCAAACCACACTGATGTGGATTCTCGGCTTCGTGACCTTCTTCCTGAGCGCGATCCTCGACAACCTGACGACCACCATCGTCATGATCTCGCTGCTTCAGAAGCTGATCGGCAACAGACAGGATCGGCTGTGGTTCGCGTCGATCATCGTCATCGCCGCCAATGCCGGCGGCGCCTGGACGGTGATCGGTGACGTGACGACGACGATGCTCTGGATCGGAGGCCAGATCTCTCCCCTCAGCATCATGAGCGCGGTGTTTCTGCCGTCACTGCTCAACCTGCTCATTCCACTGCTGATCATCGGCTCCTTCGTGAAAGGAAGAGAGATCGTCCCTCCGCTGCAACAGGAAACGCAGAGCCTCAAGATCGAGCTGTTCGAGCGCAACCTGATGTTCTATCTCGGCCTCGGCACGCTGATCGCCGTTCCGGTTTTCAAGGCCGTCACCCACCTCGCCCCTTTCATGGGCATCCTGTTCGGGCTGGGCATCCTCTGGCTGGTCGGTGAGATCGTTCACCGCCACAAGGACGAGGAAGCGCGCCGCCCCCTCACTCTCGTCCATGCGCTGACCCGCATCGACATGAGCTCCATCGTGTTCTTCGTCGGCATTCTCCTGGCGGTCGCGTGCCTGGAGCACGCCCGCGTCCTCGAACTGCTGGCGAAATGGCTCGATGCCACGGTCGGCCGTCTGGACATCATCGTGATCCTCCTTGGCCTGCTCAGTGCCGTCATCGACAACGTCCCGCTCGTAGCGGCGACGATGGGCATGTACAATCTGGTGCACTATCCGCCCGACAGCTTCATCTGGGAGTTCATCGCCTATTGCGCCGGCACCGGCGGCTCGATCCTGATCATCGGCTCGGCCGCCGGCG
- a CDS encoding NAD(P)-dependent oxidoreductase gives MAKVAFLGLGVMGFPMAGHLVKKGGHEVTVYNRTAAKAKDWADKFGGKTAATPKAAAEGQDFVMCCVGNDNDLRAVTIGPDGAFAGMKKGATFVDHTTASAEVARELDAAATKAGFKFVDAPVSGGQAGAENGVLTVMCGGAQDAYAAAEPVIAAYARMCKLLGPAGSGQLTKMVNQICIAGLVQGLSEGIHFAKKSGLDVASVIDVISKGAAQSWQMENRYKTMNDDKYDFGFAVEWMRKDLSICIAEARRNGANLPVTALVDQFYAEVEKMGGKRWDTSSLLARLQR, from the coding sequence ATGGCTAAAGTCGCTTTCCTCGGTCTCGGCGTGATGGGCTTCCCCATGGCCGGACACCTCGTGAAAAAAGGAGGCCATGAGGTCACCGTCTACAACCGCACCGCGGCCAAGGCAAAGGACTGGGCGGACAAGTTCGGCGGCAAGACCGCCGCCACCCCCAAGGCCGCCGCCGAAGGGCAGGATTTCGTGATGTGCTGCGTCGGCAACGACAACGACCTGCGCGCGGTCACGATCGGTCCCGACGGCGCCTTTGCCGGCATGAAGAAGGGCGCGACCTTCGTCGACCACACCACCGCCTCCGCCGAGGTCGCACGCGAGCTCGATGCGGCCGCGACCAAGGCCGGCTTCAAATTCGTCGACGCGCCGGTCTCCGGCGGCCAGGCCGGCGCCGAGAACGGCGTGCTGACCGTCATGTGCGGCGGCGCCCAGGACGCCTATGCCGCCGCCGAGCCGGTCATCGCTGCCTATGCGCGCATGTGCAAGCTGCTCGGGCCGGCCGGCTCCGGCCAGCTCACCAAGATGGTCAACCAGATCTGCATCGCCGGCCTCGTCCAGGGCCTCTCGGAGGGCATCCACTTCGCCAAGAAGTCCGGCCTCGACGTCGCGTCCGTGATCGACGTGATCTCCAAAGGCGCCGCGCAGTCGTGGCAGATGGAGAACCGGTACAAGACCATGAACGACGACAAGTACGATTTCGGCTTCGCGGTGGAATGGATGCGCAAGGATCTCTCGATCTGCATTGCGGAGGCCCGCCGCAACGGCGCCAACCTGCCGGTGACCGCGCTGGTCGACCAGTTCTATGCGGAGGTCGAGAAGATGGGCGGCAAGCGCTGGGACACCTCGAGCCTGCTCGCGCGCCTGCAGCGCTGA
- a CDS encoding ATP-binding protein: MPAAGVYARSPTFKSLIWRIVFLHIVAVAVVAIFLPLVLFWLLNSEIDQLHRDAMRAQAEVLAERIAVQPDGTLTFNLPDSLKGLYSDAYGRYQYDIRDGNGRLLFSSHRRPGSPAPPLSETISGAGVSRTIDGKTVRIQVAEDLAHRDVIIDDIVSNFFRRVGWITIPILLVLLATDIIIFRRAIAPLWKASEEASNIGPSRTDIRLPTAQIPREIMPLVTAVNQALDRLEDGFRVQRQFTADAAHQLRTPLAILRTRIDTLGDGAVSQALHADIESMSRIVAQLLEIAELDTLVIDPGETADLRAVCAEVIGAIAPFALAQHKDIALKGTDAPVMIHGNSVMLQRAIFNLAENAIKFTAKDTTVDIEVRDDGVVRVRDCGPGVAQEERELIFQRFWRADRRRSDGAGLGLSIVRAVVEDHAASIFVENLSGGGAEFTLRFRLADETSAAPSALVGGVGSHR; encoded by the coding sequence GTGCCCGCGGCCGGCGTCTATGCGAGATCGCCGACGTTCAAGTCGCTGATCTGGCGGATCGTGTTCCTGCACATCGTCGCGGTGGCGGTGGTCGCGATCTTCCTGCCGCTGGTGCTGTTCTGGCTGCTCAACTCGGAGATCGACCAGCTCCATCGCGACGCCATGCGCGCGCAGGCCGAAGTGCTGGCGGAGCGCATCGCCGTGCAGCCGGACGGCACCTTGACGTTCAACCTGCCGGACAGTCTCAAGGGACTCTATTCAGACGCCTATGGTCGTTACCAATACGACATTCGCGATGGCAATGGCCGGCTCCTGTTCTCCTCGCATCGGCGCCCCGGCTCACCGGCGCCGCCGCTGTCGGAGACCATTTCCGGCGCGGGCGTCAGCAGGACCATCGATGGCAAGACCGTCCGCATCCAGGTCGCCGAGGATCTCGCCCATCGCGACGTGATCATCGACGACATCGTGTCGAACTTCTTTCGCCGCGTAGGGTGGATCACCATTCCCATCCTGCTGGTCCTGCTTGCCACCGACATCATCATCTTCCGCCGCGCGATCGCGCCGCTGTGGAAGGCGTCGGAGGAGGCGAGCAATATCGGCCCCTCGCGCACCGACATCCGCCTGCCGACGGCGCAGATCCCGCGCGAGATCATGCCGCTGGTCACCGCCGTCAACCAGGCGCTCGATCGTCTCGAGGACGGTTTTCGGGTGCAGCGGCAGTTCACGGCCGATGCCGCGCATCAGTTGCGCACGCCGCTTGCGATCCTGCGCACGCGGATCGACACGCTCGGCGACGGCGCGGTGAGCCAGGCGCTGCATGCCGACATCGAGAGCATGAGCCGGATCGTCGCCCAGCTCCTCGAGATCGCCGAGCTCGACACACTGGTGATCGATCCCGGCGAGACTGCGGACCTGCGCGCGGTCTGCGCCGAGGTGATCGGCGCGATCGCACCATTCGCGCTCGCGCAGCACAAGGACATCGCGCTGAAGGGCACGGACGCGCCCGTGATGATCCACGGCAATTCCGTGATGCTGCAGCGGGCGATCTTCAATCTCGCCGAAAACGCGATCAAGTTCACCGCGAAGGACACGACCGTCGACATCGAGGTGCGCGACGATGGTGTGGTGCGGGTGCGTGATTGCGGCCCCGGCGTCGCGCAGGAAGAGCGCGAGCTGATCTTCCAGCGCTTCTGGCGCGCCGACCGCAGGCGCAGCGACGGCGCCGGCCTGGGGTTGTCGATCGTGCGCGCCGTCGTGGAGGATCACGCCGCAAGCATCTTCGTGGAAAACCTCTCCGGCGGCGGTGCGGAGTTCACGCTGCGCTTCAGGCTGGCGGACGAGACGAGCGCTGCACCCTCCGCCCTTGTGGGAGGGGTTGGATCGCATCGCTAG
- a CDS encoding alpha/beta fold hydrolase: MPAEGSSAEFRAAVWSPCREQTGEVKLRAMTLSATQNCAVAGEKLPLIVISHGYGGNFAGHHDTAEVLADAGFVVVALDHPVDAGGGDMSRADTLAALTERPADIPRLIDYLLTAWPDHAKLDGEHIGLFGFSRGGYTGLVVAGANPNLRKAIALCPEDSRKPSCAELRRNEIPTQAFAHDPRVKALVIADPAFGPLFDRDGLENVKIPIQLWASTLSGEGKTGGEVTLDYVSAIIRNLPIKPDYHLVPNAGHFVFLAPCTPDLAKKRPNICTDRPGFDRLAFRNEFNAAVLAFFRRHLARSDQP, translated from the coding sequence ATGCCGGCCGAGGGCAGCTCTGCAGAGTTCCGGGCGGCCGTGTGGTCTCCCTGCCGGGAGCAGACGGGCGAGGTGAAACTTCGCGCGATGACTCTTTCTGCGACGCAGAACTGCGCTGTAGCAGGCGAAAAGCTGCCGTTGATCGTGATCTCGCATGGCTATGGAGGAAATTTTGCCGGGCACCATGACACGGCCGAGGTGCTCGCCGATGCCGGGTTCGTGGTCGTCGCGCTCGACCATCCGGTCGACGCGGGAGGCGGCGACATGAGCCGCGCGGACACGCTCGCCGCGCTGACGGAGCGTCCGGCCGACATCCCGAGATTGATCGACTACTTGCTCACCGCATGGCCTGACCACGCGAAGCTCGACGGCGAACATATCGGGCTCTTTGGTTTTTCCAGAGGCGGTTACACCGGCCTTGTCGTCGCGGGCGCAAATCCCAATCTGCGAAAGGCCATTGCCTTGTGCCCGGAGGATTCTCGGAAACCGAGTTGCGCCGAGCTCCGACGAAACGAGATCCCGACACAAGCATTCGCGCATGATCCGCGCGTCAAGGCCCTCGTCATCGCCGATCCGGCTTTCGGTCCGTTGTTCGACCGGGACGGCCTGGAGAACGTGAAAATCCCGATCCAGCTTTGGGCGTCGACGCTGAGTGGAGAAGGCAAGACCGGCGGCGAAGTCACGCTGGACTATGTTTCAGCGATTATTCGCAACCTGCCGATCAAGCCCGACTATCATCTCGTGCCGAACGCCGGTCATTTCGTGTTCCTTGCGCCCTGCACGCCGGATCTGGCGAAGAAACGTCCCAACATCTGCACCGACAGACCCGGGTTCGACCGGCTCGCCTTTCGCAACGAGTTCAACGCCGCTGTGCTGGCCTTCTTCCGAAGACATCTGGCGAGAAGCGATCAGCCCTGA
- a CDS encoding TRAP transporter substrate-binding protein: MKRRDFLKVSAAGAAATAVASPAIAQSSPEVKWRLTSSFPKSLDTIYGGAEYLAKQVAEMTDNKFQIQVFQAGEIVPGLQALDATQKGTVEMCHTVSYYYVGKDPTYAIFASVPFGLNARQQNSWLYQGGGNELANEFFKKSANAIAFPCGNTGTQMGGWFRKEIKTVADLSGLKFRIGGIAGQVLQKVGVVPQQLAGGDIYPSLEKGTIDAAEWVGPYDDEKLGFAKVAKYYYYPGFWEGGPTVHAFANLDKWNELPKPYQAILTNAAANTNSWMAARYDLQNPAALKRLVAGGTQLRPFTNEVLEACLKATNELWAEISAKNPDFKKVIDAMQAYRSDEYLWWQVAEYTYDSFMIRSRTRG; this comes from the coding sequence ATGAAGCGTCGTGATTTCTTGAAAGTGTCGGCAGCAGGCGCGGCGGCGACCGCGGTGGCCTCGCCGGCGATTGCGCAGTCCTCGCCCGAGGTGAAGTGGCGCCTCACTTCGAGCTTTCCGAAGTCGCTGGATACGATCTATGGCGGTGCTGAGTATCTCGCCAAGCAGGTCGCCGAGATGACCGACAACAAGTTTCAGATCCAGGTCTTCCAGGCTGGCGAGATCGTTCCGGGTCTGCAGGCGCTCGACGCGACCCAGAAGGGCACGGTCGAGATGTGTCACACCGTCTCCTACTACTATGTCGGCAAGGACCCGACCTACGCGATCTTCGCCTCGGTGCCGTTCGGGCTGAATGCGCGTCAGCAGAATTCCTGGCTGTATCAGGGCGGCGGCAACGAGCTCGCCAACGAGTTCTTCAAGAAGTCGGCGAACGCCATTGCATTCCCCTGCGGCAATACCGGCACGCAGATGGGCGGCTGGTTCCGCAAGGAGATCAAGACGGTTGCCGATCTCTCGGGCCTGAAATTCCGAATCGGCGGTATCGCCGGTCAGGTGTTGCAGAAGGTCGGAGTCGTGCCGCAGCAGCTCGCCGGCGGTGACATCTATCCGTCCCTGGAGAAGGGCACCATCGACGCCGCCGAGTGGGTCGGTCCCTACGATGACGAGAAGCTCGGCTTCGCAAAGGTCGCGAAGTACTACTACTACCCGGGCTTCTGGGAAGGCGGCCCGACCGTCCACGCATTTGCGAACCTCGACAAGTGGAACGAGCTTCCGAAGCCCTATCAGGCGATCCTCACCAATGCGGCCGCCAACACCAACTCCTGGATGGCAGCGCGGTACGACCTGCAGAACCCGGCGGCTTTGAAGCGCCTTGTCGCCGGCGGCACGCAGCTCCGTCCGTTCACCAACGAGGTGCTCGAGGCCTGCCTCAAGGCAACCAATGAGCTGTGGGCGGAGATTTCGGCCAAGAACCCTGACTTCAAGAAGGTGATCGACGCCATGCAGGCCTACCGCTCCGACGAATATCTGTGGTGGCAGGTTGCCGAATACACCTACGACAGCTTCATGATCCGCTCGCGCACCCGCGGCTGA